The Onychostoma macrolepis isolate SWU-2019 chromosome 20, ASM1243209v1, whole genome shotgun sequence nucleotide sequence CAATTCATCTTCtcatcttttcatcaaagaattgcATATCCTTATGGTGAAAATAATATGAGAATTACTTCTGAAAAAGTGACTGTTACACTCTATAGTCAATAATAActttataataataacttttttgaCTATATTAAACATGAATATGTCTCAAATTGATGTGAGCTGCTGTTTTCAAGTACCAGATATAGTAAAGTTGTCCGGATCGGCACTATGGTACACAACGGTACTGGTCCCGAGCCCCTGCTGTGCAGCTGTGAGCGACAGGAAATCATGTTCTGGTGGGTTCTCGTCCTTGACGGTTGAATCACTGGACGCCACACCGGATTTATTCCGATTGGCCAAGAAACAGGAACTTGGGGAGGCGGTAAAAGTAGCTTTACTAGCATCTGTCAAAATGAAAAGATCACATTTAACTGGGTTAaagacatttgcatatacattgaaatgtttggggtcagttagtttttttatgtttaagaaataaatacttttattctgctaGGATACATTAAAgttgaccaaaagtgacagtaaaaacatttataatgttacaaaacattttctgttcttttgaacttcctcataaaagaatcctgaaaaaaatttgatcactgtttccacaaaaatattaggcagcacaactgttttccacactgataataatattaaatgtttctcaaactccaaatcagcatatcagaaaggatttctgaaggatcatatgacactgaagactagagtaatgatgctgaaaattcagcttttttttaatcacagaaataaatgagatagaaagcagttattttttaattgcaaaaatattttctcatgtttttacagtatttctgatcaaataaatgcagccttggtgtttcaaaaacatgaacaaatctTACTTTTTAGCgttaatgtacagtaaaataaacTACTAAGGGGCCTACTAATACacctataaataaaacaaaaatatcaaggTACCTGCACTCCTCATGTATTTCTCCAGTAGATTCTGAAGGTCTTGCTCTTTGTCGTTGTTGAATTGGGTTTCAATGGCTAGCAGGATGTACTCATCCAAAAGCATCCGAATGAGATGGAACGAGCCTGTAAATAACATTAAACCAGGTtcaactgttttagtatatgcTGCAGAATTCACTTCCTAATCTTAATAACCATAATAATCAAACCCTTATAAGTTAAAAGTAGCTGCACTCAGCTGCACACAAACTCTGGGTTTGTTTAGAATAGCACACTACTTGTCCTATTTTTGCAGTTCATGGTACAGTATTCCAGGATCACtgattatacaaaaaaaaaaacacactatgcAGAGTACTGAATCCCACAATGTAATGCACACAACCAGAGTTTCCCACGGGTTTCACCGAGCTATTGCTGAGGTCAAATGTGTGTGGCCTTCCAGGTGATACTGTTTGGCTTTGTGAACACCTGTAGGGTCATCAAATGTTAGGAGCACTGAGAAAGGTCGTTCCCTAATCAGGGCGCACACACGCGACACGAGATAACGCTTTGTTTGcacaggcttttatggctcattcTCCGCAGTGGATCCCCAGCTAAAGAGCCTGAATGAATAGTACAGATTTGACTATGCTATTATGATTCAATTATATCTAAAGAATTTGAAAGCAACTGAATCAGTGACTGcagtttatatgaatgcatgCTAAAGGCTTACCAAAGCTAGTAGCGTTGTTTAGGGTGAGATTGTGCATCACTCGTGCTCCAAAAAAACTCCACTTCAGAAGGAAATCTTGAGCTCGCTTCTTCACTGACCGACCATTTTGTTTGCTGGGCTAGAAGACAGATAATGTACAATTTAACATTAACAGTCATGGCTAGCCTGAATACTGTGAGTTTGAAATGCGACAAACCTTAATAACTTTCTGCTCGACCACTGAGTCCAGCCATTCAATGAAAGACTCTACTGTGGCGTTTTTCCTCAGGAGGTCTTTCAACTCTTGAAACACTGAAATTGAGTCATCTAGCAGATAAGATCAAGAAATCATAAATGTAGTTTGAGGCTCAGCatatgagattaaaaaaaagccATCAGTAACTCACATTCAGAGTAGAAGTCTGAATCTTGGTCATTTGTAACTGAAAGGAGTGCTTGAGAACCAATACTGTTCAGATCCACCTTATCAATATCATTCACCATGGAAGTCACTACATTCTGGTCAAAAAGTGCAGGTCTTGCAATCTGAAAAGATATAAATCCATTATAGATgcgcttttatttaaaaaatgaccaaAAGCAAGATTTATTGATGTTTCTGTACAACATACTGTATCTACCTGTGCTAGATGTAAAAAGGAGGTCTGTCTCTTTAAGGAGGACACAAATTGTCGCGCTATCGGCAGTTTCTTTTCTGAGAGGATTTCTGGAAGATTCTCTAAGGAAGACACCATCCAGTGTTCCCAGTGCTTGGCAAAATTTCGAATATCTGCCAAAAGACTGGAGATATTTCCCTAAACTCACTCAAAAACACTTAACAATATCAAATTCAACATCTTTTTGAATCAACTACATATAAACCAAATgtgcaatatactgtataatgcaGCAGTTTAATAGACGAACCTCTCTGGCATGTCCTGCATAGTAGCAGGGATGAGAACATCAGTCAAAACCTGTGGAAAATAATTCAGACAGTTTGAGTCAAACATGATGTGACGACTATGAGTTACtgttcaacaacaaaaaagtattaatgGAATGATTCGTGTAAATGATACcatatttttgaattatttcattatagctttaaaatgtaacaatatttctgtgattgattttcttattttaagatTCAAAGTCTAGGTTTGAGACAAGGGTACAACAATAAAACTGACAcataaatagcatttaaaagtAGCAAAAGAAATTAAGTCATAgtagaagtgacagtaaagatatttataatgtagcaatagatttatatttaaaataaatgctgttatttgaACTTCACATTCATGgaagaaccctgaaaaaaaatctatcacagcctccacaaaaacattaagcagcacaactgttttaaaccaACCCAAAACTTTGAATGATAGTATAAAATGCACATCCAGATATGGCTCAAAAACACTCACTTTATAGAGTATAgagtcacacacacagaagATGTCCACGATAACCGGATTCTCTAGCAGCGGCAGGAGATGTTCAGGCATTCCTTGCCAGAAGTGAAGTAGAAAGTTCTGGATCTGGAACAAATGGGATTGATTACTGTGCATTTTCTAGAATCTAGACGTCATGATTAGAGATTCTTTAAGAGCTTAAAATTGCACCTCCTCAAAGTTGACATTAATGGCATTGTCCAGAATGCACTGACAGTGGGTTTTATACATCATAATCAATGTGTCGACCTAACAAATGAAAAGAATAGCAGAATCTGAATTAAGTAAATTAGAAGTAGCACATATAAACAGCATTTTGGAATGGGTCTCCATAGAAATGAGCAGACCTTATCTTTTGAAACAGACTCCTGAAGCACTAAATGCTGTGCACTCGGGAATTCAGGTAAAAGAGTTCCTGTTTTAGAACTAAGAGAGTATTTTCTGGTGAATCCTCCCTGTGAATAATAAAGAGCAGGTATAGAAGTACAATTATGCTGCTGTTTAGACACCAAAAcatgacaacatttttaaaatatatatgcaatGCATGTGAAGGTCTTACATTTTGCAAGAATACACAAGTATTCCACAAGTATTCGATACTttactcagcaaggatgcattatatTGATACCAATCATTgcatatgatttctgaaggaccatgtgacactgaagactactgaaaattcaactttgaattcattggaataaattacatttgaatttatattaaaataaagaacgTTTCTTTCAAATTGCAATAATGTCATGCAATTTTACCGTTTTTACTTGATTgaattttgatcaattaaatgcagccttggtgagcataagagacttatgtatatttaaaaacataccaaccccaaacttttggacAGTATATcaatgagaatgagaatgttGAGATACTAAAATTGAAGTGCAGCACTtctatttaatatgaaaaatagtAAAGCTGCCAACCTCATTTTTTAGCTTGCTTCCAGAGAATCTGTGCAAAACGTATAAGAGACATTACTATTatgataaaacattaaaaattgtaaatgaatcatgaaaataaacatcAATACATATAATCTGTCTCAGTATGGGCATTGAAAAATCACTTGCATTAcagattatttaaaacattcaaggACTTGCAATTGGACTCTGAAATGAAGGGATGAAGGTCAAAACTAACCGTGTCAAACCTTTTCCAGAGTACACAGAGTGATAATACGCACTGCTCTCCTTGATTCCAATACCATAATAATGATACCTGAAAGACAAACGCAGAGAGCTTTAGATGTAGCCAtttaaatagcacattaaatagtaataaataacattttcagtAAGCAGGCCATTTAGCTCTCTCTTACTTCGAATGGCCTCTGGTTCCAAGCCTTCGTGTTGTAAGCAGAGGAAATTTCTGCCTTATGGTCTGAAATGACAATGACAGAGTTCTAATATATAGTACAATCGATCTCCATGCActgtaaatacaaaatcaataggtATTTTTTGTCTGATAATGATAAAGCACAACCTTTTACCAGATATTTATCATGACAGCTTTCTAAAGATCAACTAAAATAAACCTAAAATGCAACAGGTTTCAGTAGAGTACCAGTTTTAGAAGTTACAGAACTGAGAACGTTTCtaataaacacataaaaaagATATAAAAGCTCCTCTTACCTTCCCAAAAGTGGCAGCACATGCAGGATCTAATTTCTCCTTCCGACAAAAGTCTAGATAATGAGCGTAGAGGATGCACCGTGGCAGGCAAACACCTTCGCAAACTATGTAATTTTCCTCAAGCCTAATAAGACAACAAAACACAAGCGTATTATCATTCTTTGCTTCCACTTTCTGTACATTATTTATAATGGCAAGCTTCATGAAAAGAAGAAATGATGAGAGAGTACCATTGTAAAGTAAGTTGAGTCTGTTTCTTCTTGTCCTTGATGATCTGACTGATGCTTTTCTTTGGCACAGTTTGTTTGACAGAGAACGTCTTAGAATAATCCAGGTGGCCCAGGTCCTCTTCAGAGGATATGCTTCCATTACTTTCATCAGCTTCTGCCAAATGAATAACATGCATAGCTTTCAAACCGTGACGTGTGCCAAAACTATTCATACCGTATAATTGCTAAACAAACTGGCGACAGATTGAGAATTTCGAACTGAAAGCATAGCAGTAGTTCAATCAAAGCCGGTTTGAAAACAATTTACAACAAAGATGATTTCCCCACCTGATTTAATGCCAGAATCCTCCTCCTCATCAAGCCTGGctttgaaaaacatgtttttcccGAGATTATCTTGGTCAACACGAATTGTAGAGTGGAGGTCATCTGCGTTTTTGCAAGCTCTCTTTGTCTGCGACGCTTGTAGTTGATGAAACGTGTCATTCTTCAATGGACTCCCTATATTTCTTTTCATTGGCATGTTCAAGgagaaattaaaaagaaaaactggaatgcaaaattaaaaccaccaagtcaaataatacaaaaaagtgCCCTCAACATCTAAATTGTTAAAACATTCCAAAATCAACAGCCCATTCTAACGTTTGGCAATGTGATGCATATATCCATTCCTGAAATGATACGCATCTCCAAAGCGTCCCAACGAATctccaaaaaaacatttaaacaatttgtCAACTATGTGTGTTGCTTTTCCTCTTTCCTCAGAAACAAATGCTCACAAAATAAACCTGTAGCATGATAACCGTTCAAATATAACATTAATCCTGGAAAAGTTCATTAATCCAAGAATGGGCAAGATAACACCTTCCAGTCTTAATTAAAGCTCCGCTCTCTCTGAAATGGTGCGTCACAGAGGTGACTACCTTAGGGccatttatcttatttacagaAGACTGGCAATGGATTCTGGGATTTAATGATTAACCAAGAGGGATATCATCTCCTTGAAATCTGGTGCTGGTCGTGCAGCTCGGCTATAGACCCAATCAGAGCCAGTCAGCCTCCTCAATGCTACTTTGCCTTTCATTTACATGCATTCATACACTATATTCAGAACATTTTGTTATTACTGGGTTTATCTGCAACAGTGAGGACTAGATTCCAAGTTTCAAAAAGCCATGTTAAATAAGTAGAACATTTTGAATAGCCATATAAACACAAATATTGGACAATAAAAGAATATTAGGTTTTAGGTGTTGAGTTGTTGTGGAACAGTTTGACTGTAAACATTATTGCAGTAATTAAACAGTATATCATATAAGATTTTAAAGTAAATCAATCTTAAAACAATTACAATGCAATAAATGAAACggaaacaaatgtaaaatttagcatacaaaaatagcatataccatatatatatagtagaaattttatatatttcttaaattatattttgaattagtgaTGTATGCATTTCTAATAtttcttatgttttaaatttcagttttacttttagtaattttaggcctacatcaagttaaactaaatgaaaagttGCCTTAGCAactagcttaaaaaaaaaattataaatatatatatatatatatatatatatatatatatatatatatatatataatttgttttatttttaagtaacgATTTGTTAAATTGTTTTAGGTTCAATTTTATTTAAGGATAGCCCTGATGCTTGTGCGCTTTTATTATGTTCTGGTTCACCCAAGAGTAGCAAAAATATGAtaaagcttttttgtttttttaaaaaaaacaaacatttgtataATTGGACATATGATTGAAAATCTACTATAAAAGTTACTGATATACAGACAACCTAGCTGTGTGACAACGGTCTCCCCTGCGGTTCATTTGTTGAACTATATGTAGAAGATTCCTTATTGGCCCACAAACGCAGCGTTTTTCGGCACGTGTCAAGGCCTCGCAATCTCCAGAAAACATGATGCGCGCTCGGAGAAGCTTGCCAGACGAGAAGGTAAAACACAACGCAATTTATAGATTCTACAGACAAACTGTTTGAATATAATACATTCGGTATTCATGACTTCGGTATTCAACCAAAAACTACTTTTCAACACAAATACACCTTCATATAATCTTGTCAGGTCGACAGATTCGACAGGTCGACTGTCATGCAGAGAAAACTGATTAAACCATTCATAAATGATGAAGTGCGAATAACTATATACGTTTGCATTAACATATAAAGAACTGCAGTCGTCGGGTGTTACTTGCTACAATCTAGTGCTTTTATATTTATGAGATATGATCGTGCAGCtcagaaatgaataaattaatcagTCTTACAATAATATACGATACTATTGCAGGTACATAAATTAACTTATATGTGTTGTATAACGCTATTTTTTTAGTGTGTTGACCTCCATCCCAAGCTGTGGCAGACATGCTCGGTGCCTTAGCAATTACCACGACTGCATAATTAGATTGGATTCATATGCCTTAGAGTCAAATGGAGAGGTAAGGATTAATTTGTCATGTTATATAACTGATGTTTCTTGAACATTCTGTCATATGCATAGCtatatttatgtagtttttaGTACCAAATTATGTGCTGTGGACTTGCTGTGCTATCCTAATATATACAGAAAGTTTGTATATGATCATTGgctttatctaaaaaaaaaaaagtccacaagaaaatgttaaattgaATTGAAAGGGGGCGTGACCCTAACAAGCCCCACACTGTACTATATATTCCCGCTTGTTCTTTTGATGAAATCTAAAAAGGCAGAAAGCACAGTCAATTATTTGTATGCACTTACAGTATTTGTTACTGTCGTTTTGCATTGAATTTGGAGtgcttaatttatttactataCATGCAGTGTTTCCCTGTCAGACAGTGTTTGTAGATGTTTGTACCAAACCATTGATTTTTGAGTAGCTTGAGA carries:
- the rfx6 gene encoding DNA-binding protein RFX6 isoform X2, whose amino-acid sequence is MFSGDCEALTRAEKRCVCGPIRNLLHIVQQMNRRGDRCHTARNIGSPLKNDTFHQLQASQTKRACKNADDLHSTIRVDQDNLGKNMFFKARLDEEEDSGIKSEADESNGSISSEEDLGHLDYSKTFSVKQTVPKKSISQIIKDKKKQTQLTLQWLEENYIVCEGVCLPRCILYAHYLDFCRKEKLDPACAATFGKTIRQKFPLLTTRRLGTRGHSKYHYYGIGIKESSAYYHSVYSGKGLTRFSGSKLKNEGGFTRKYSLSSKTGTLLPEFPSAQHLVLQESVSKDKVDTLIMMYKTHCQCILDNAINVNFEEIQNFLLHFWQGMPEHLLPLLENPVIVDIFCVCDSILYKVLTDVLIPATMQDMPESLLADIRNFAKHWEHWMVSSLENLPEILSEKKLPIARQFVSSLKRQTSFLHLAQIARPALFDQNVVTSMVNDIDKVDLNSIGSQALLSVTNDQDSDFYSELFQELKDLLRKNATVESFIEWLDSVVEQKVIKPSKQNGRSVKKRAQDFLLKWSFFGARVMHNLTLNNATSFGSFHLIRMLLDEYILLAIETQFNNDKEQDLQNLLEKYMRSADASKATFTASPSSCFLANRNKSGVASSDSTVKDENPPEHDFLSLTAAQQGLGTSTVVYHSADPDNFTISGQMDYSQNSAPLMTPPISPAMINRSSVINQGPMAVRPQSSCPIQPQVSCQTFSDGMYQSLHNSSSGSYPSSSYYQPVFRAQTHTPTSAYQARAESGRYAPFSGHQLTKDCFSSSCTVSPYSSRVAATGYAASGDPVMDTEGIQLLDSAAYSFGGSAASGDGCSGPVCSSGHNGYYSSSGYVDAQRMGTFIDQHVSVISSVSSIRSVSAYAEVHDPLNILDDTSRKTTRPYYTDLSAMGTHTAGSSIAHSCSVSTPCMYGTPAPYHSQNALLPLQGTTDIREMVSSLPPINTVFMGSTGGPS
- the rfx6 gene encoding DNA-binding protein RFX6 isoform X1, translated to MFSGDCEALTRAEKRCVCGPIRNLLHIVQQMNRRGDRCHTARNIGSPLKNDTFHQLQASQTKRACKNADDLHSTIRVDQDNLGKNMFFKARLDEEEDSGIKSEADESNGSISSEEDLGHLDYSKTFSVKQTVPKKSISQIIKDKKKQTQLTLQWLEENYIVCEGVCLPRCILYAHYLDFCRKEKLDPACAATFGKTIRQKFPLLTTRRLGTRGHSKYHYYGIGIKESSAYYHSVYSGKGLTRFSGSKLKNEGGFTRKYSLSSKTGTLLPEFPSAQHLVLQESVSKDKVDTLIMMYKTHCQCILDNAINVNFEEIQNFLLHFWQGMPEHLLPLLENPVIVDIFCVCDSILYKVLTDVLIPATMQDMPESLLADIRNFAKHWEHWMVSSLENLPEILSEKKLPIARQFVSSLKRQTSFLHLAQIARPALFDQNVVTSMVNDIDKVDLNSIGSQALLSVTNDQDSDFYSEYDSISVFQELKDLLRKNATVESFIEWLDSVVEQKVIKPSKQNGRSVKKRAQDFLLKWSFFGARVMHNLTLNNATSFGSFHLIRMLLDEYILLAIETQFNNDKEQDLQNLLEKYMRSADASKATFTASPSSCFLANRNKSGVASSDSTVKDENPPEHDFLSLTAAQQGLGTSTVVYHSADPDNFTISGQMDYSQNSAPLMTPPISPAMINRSSVINQGPMAVRPQSSCPIQPQVSCQTFSDGMYQSLHNSSSGSYPSSSYYQPVFRAQTHTPTSAYQARAESGRYAPFSGHQLTKDCFSSSCTVSPYSSRVAATGYAASGDPVMDTEGIQLLDSAAYSFGGSAASGDGCSGPVCSSGHNGYYSSSGYVDAQRMGTFIDQHVSVISSVSSIRSVSAYAEVHDPLNILDDTSRKTTRPYYTDLSAMGTHTAGSSIAHSCSVSTPCMYGTPAPYHSQNALLPLQGTTDIREMVSSLPPINTVFMGSTGGPS
- the rfx6 gene encoding DNA-binding protein RFX6 isoform X3, with translation MPMKRNIGSPLKNDTFHQLQASQTKRACKNADDLHSTIRVDQDNLGKNMFFKARLDEEEDSGIKSEADESNGSISSEEDLGHLDYSKTFSVKQTVPKKSISQIIKDKKKQTQLTLQWLEENYIVCEGVCLPRCILYAHYLDFCRKEKLDPACAATFGKTIRQKFPLLTTRRLGTRGHSKYHYYGIGIKESSAYYHSVYSGKGLTRFSGSKLKNEGGFTRKYSLSSKTGTLLPEFPSAQHLVLQESVSKDKVDTLIMMYKTHCQCILDNAINVNFEEIQNFLLHFWQGMPEHLLPLLENPVIVDIFCVCDSILYKVLTDVLIPATMQDMPESLLADIRNFAKHWEHWMVSSLENLPEILSEKKLPIARQFVSSLKRQTSFLHLAQIARPALFDQNVVTSMVNDIDKVDLNSIGSQALLSVTNDQDSDFYSEYDSISVFQELKDLLRKNATVESFIEWLDSVVEQKVIKPSKQNGRSVKKRAQDFLLKWSFFGARVMHNLTLNNATSFGSFHLIRMLLDEYILLAIETQFNNDKEQDLQNLLEKYMRSADASKATFTASPSSCFLANRNKSGVASSDSTVKDENPPEHDFLSLTAAQQGLGTSTVVYHSADPDNFTISGQMDYSQNSAPLMTPPISPAMINRSSVINQGPMAVRPQSSCPIQPQVSCQTFSDGMYQSLHNSSSGSYPSSSYYQPVFRAQTHTPTSAYQARAESGRYAPFSGHQLTKDCFSSSCTVSPYSSRVAATGYAASGDPVMDTEGIQLLDSAAYSFGGSAASGDGCSGPVCSSGHNGYYSSSGYVDAQRMGTFIDQHVSVISSVSSIRSVSAYAEVHDPLNILDDTSRKTTRPYYTDLSAMGTHTAGSSIAHSCSVSTPCMYGTPAPYHSQNALLPLQGTTDIREMVSSLPPINTVFMGSTGGPS